The DNA region TGCATTATCCTGTTATCCGAAAGCTTCATTATTAGTCCTCCCTTGTTATTATAAGTCGCTCTCTGCACGTATTATCCGCGCCGCCATTTCCTCAGCCTGTTCATAGGCGGAAAGCTCACCGCATTCCGCCCTCAGCTTAGCCGAATTCGGCAGACCCTTGACATACCATGCTACGTTTTTACGTGCTTCTTTCATGCCGCGGACTTCGCCCTTGTACTTGCAAAGATAGCTGCAATGCCTGAGCATTATCTCCATGCGCTCTTTTATATCGGGCTCGGGCAGTTTTTCTCCTGTTTCCAGAAAATGCCGTATCTCACGGAATACCCAGGGCTTGCCGTAGCTTCCCCTCGCCAGCATCACAAGGTCGCAGCCTGTCTCTTCGTACATCCTTTTACAGCTCTCACCGTCCCTGACATCGCCGTTGCCGAATACAGGTATACTCACCGCCTGCTTCACCTGACGTATTATCTCCCAGTCAGCTTCTCCCGAATAGAACTGCTGTCTTGTACGACCGTGTACCGCCATAGCCGCAATACCTGTCTGTTCCAGTGCTTTTGCGAATTCCACCGCATTTTTTGAGGTGTCGTCCCACCCCGCACGGAATTTCACCGTCACGGGACAGCCTGCATTTTTTACCGTTTCTTTAGCTATCTCCACCGCACGGGGGATATCTTTCATCAGCGCCGAACCCGAACCATTACCCACTATCTTGGGCACAGGACACCCCATGTTGATATCTATGATATCGGGCTTGTGCTCTCCCAGAAGATACGCCGCCTTGCCCATAAAGTAGGGGTCTTCACCGAACAGCTGTAAAGCGTAGGGACGTTCCTCGTCTTCTATCTCGCAAAGCTCGCCTGTCTTTCTGTCGTTGTAGCAAAGCCCCTTTGAGGATATCATTTCGCTTACCAGATAAGCCGCCCCGAATTCTCTGCAAAGCAGCCTGTAAGATTTGTCTGCCACCGACGCCATAGGCGCCAGTGCCGCAGTTTTTTCGACGTTCACTCCGCCGATGCTAACATATTCCATGCTATTCTCCCGAAAAGCGGAGACCGCTAAAAGTGATCTCCGCCCTTTTTAATAAATTCAGTTTACGCTTTAACTTTCAGCCATGCACAAGCGATATCAAGTGCATCGTAAAGGCTGTCGGTGTCTGCCTGCTTGTCGATATTAGGCTTGGTAAGATCGGTAGACATCTTTCTTATCTTGACCTTATCGGCAACTTCAAGATCGCCCACCTTCTGGGTGTGCTTTATCTCTATCCATACAACGAAGTCGTCATACATATTGCCGTAATACAGCTGATTGCCTTTTCTTACCAGGGGAAGTCCCTTGTATGTGAAAAATTTCTTTACTGCGTCACTCATTATCTCTCTCCGCCTTTCTGTCTGTCGGATACCGTACTATGTGCGGTATCAATAGTTGTTGTCTATGTTTTTGCCGTTTTTCAGATTTCCGATATTGGTATCCAGGCTGTCTACCCAGGTGCTCTGTATCCTGAAAGAGGTCTTGCCGTTGAGCTTGACGATGTAACGTCTTGAAGTATCCTTGTAAAGCTCGACAACATCTTCGCCGCCATCCTTGCGGACCTGCTTGATGATCACAGCGGGGCTACCCTCAGGGTCATCAAAACATATCTCGTTGGTGGGGCATGACATTATGAACTGATAAAGATCCTTGAACAGACCTATATCCAGCTCCTTGCCGTCAGTCTTTACCGAAGTCACATCAGCCGCCTTGCCGTTTTCGTCCTTGTCATTGCTTCCGCCGTTGGTAGTTATCTCAAACAGAGTTTCCTTGCCGTCTATCGTCACCGACATATTCGCCAGGTCAACAAGATAGTTTGATGTTATCAGGTTTGATGTAACGTCCTCAATCTTGAAAGTCACCCATGGCAGATTCTCTGCGGCTATAACGTATACGGCATTGCTGCCCGATACACCGTCAAGAGTACAGTAGTAGCCCTGAAGTACAGGGGTTTCGCCCTCTGCGGCTTCGCTGTAGCTTTCACCGCCGACTTTCAGTGTGTAGTCGTAGCCTTTGCCTTTAAGGCTTACCACACATCTGGGTTCGGAAATACCATACTCAGCCAGCTGTTCATCGGTTGGAGCAACAGCCTCACAGCTTGCCGCCGTAAGTCCCCACATACCGTGAGTAACAGCGCCTGAACCCGTGATATTAAGATATGAGAATATCGGTTCGCTTATTACCTGGCTTGAAAGCATATTGCTGTCTTCGTTGGGGTCGTTCTCGAATACCACCTGATAGTCCCAGTCACTGCGGGTAATGACTTCCTTGCCGTATTCAGGCCAGTCCTCATTGTTCACAGGCTTTTCTATCAGTGAAAGGTTTGCAAATTCCTTTGCGCCTTTCAGCATATCCGATATACGCGAGCTCAGTATCATATATACCGTGCTGCCGTCCTCAGTTTTGATGTAGGTGTACTTTGCTTCGGGAGCAACATCGCCTATAAGCACTTTCTTTGAAGTACCATCGGTGTAGCCGACCTCAAATGAAGCCCTTGGTTCTTCCAGACCATACTTTGAAAGCTCCTGTGCGTCTTCTTCGGCTATCTTTGAAGCCTCAAGATAACCGCATTCGGATATCATGTTTTCCTTTATCGCCCTGTTCTGGTTCACCGAGATTATCTCCTCCACCGTCCATGAGCTTTTGCCGGAAGATGGCTTGTCCAGCGTAAAACCGCCATTCTCGTTTTCGGCTTTTATGGAGGCTATCTCCTCTTCACCTTTTTCCAGTACGAAGTAGTGTTCCATCTCAGCGGCAGATGATACTGTTTCCGCCGCCGAGCTTTCTTCCTTTTTGTTTTTATCCTTGTCCGTGGCGTTCAGGAAGACCAGCATACCTGCCAGACTTGCCGCTATCACGCCGCAGATAATGATACCTTGTACCTTGCCGTTCATTACTTATTCTTTCTCCTTAACCATACGAACAGACCTGCACCCAGTACCGCTACAGGTATTATCACGCAGAATGTCCACATCAGTGCGGTCTTCTTGCTCTGGTCGATATCAAAGGCTGTGCCCTTGATGGTCTTGGGCTTGATGAATACTCCGTCCGACTTGTGGGTTATGCCCGCGATAATGCTGAAGAAGTATTCGCTGTTGCCATACTGCTGTGCCGAAAGGATATTCGACTGAAGCAGATACTCCGAACCGAAGCACAGCACATTGCTGTATGCTGTGTCACCGCTTCCGTCCTCAGCGAATTTTGCCTTTGAGCCTATTGCAAATAAGCACTGCTGACCTGTGGTAAGTGTATCCGAGGGTACCAGCTGGTACTGTTCGTTGTACTTCAGTTTTGCAGTGTAGGCATTATCAGTAGTCTTTACATACTGCTGAGTAGTTATCATGCCCTGCTGATCGTAAAGCGTATTTACAGGTCTTGTGTACATAGAACTTATCACCAGATCCTTGTTCAGCACGTCCTGATTGAAGTCCGAAGAAAGATCGGTGGAAAGTGTGCAGTAGGGATAGTTGATGTAGTTGTCACCATAGGTCTCGCATACAACGCCTTCGCCCACAGATAATCCGTATTCCTCTAAGAATTCGTCAAGGTTAGGTGTCTTTTTCTGGCTGTAGGAAGCCACATAGATAAGCTGTTTGCCCAGCTCATTTCCGTTGTTCAGATAATCGCTGACCTTCTGTATCTCCTCGGGCAGATAATCCACCGTCGGTGCAGGTATAACTGCTATATCGGTTTCGGATGGTATCTCGTCCTTGGTTATGTCTATCTCGTTGACATTGTATCCGTTAGCCACAAGAAGTGTCTTGAAATAGGAGAAGGGCGAAGTCTTTGACATTATGTCGCTGACTTCGTTTCTTCCATTCAGGAAAGTAACGTATACAGGATCGGGATCGGTAACAGTCATAAGTGCCGATGTGAATGCCTGTTCGGCATTTGAAGACTCGACATAAGTGCCGTAGTAAGCCAGCAGCTGCAGGTCGCTTCCTGCCTGTTCCCTCAGCATATCAATGCTGTAGCCCGACTGTGAAAGCTGTGAAACGAAATCATCGTTAAAGCTCAGCAGGTCGATCATACCCAGCTTTCTTGTCCTTTTGATGGTCTCACCATCGACTTCGCTGCTTGTCTCGAATATGATATCGAAATTGGATATCGTATCGCTGTAGCTTTTTATAACATCAGGGTTTGAATCTATATCCATAAATCTGTAGGATATGTGATGATTCATCTTGCAGTAGTTTTTAAGAAGCTCTATAGCCTGCTTGTTGTAGGATGAATAGTTGATGAAGGTGTCCTCGTCAGCAAATATCGTTACAAGTACATCCCTGTCAACTTTCTTTACGTACTCCTCCGATTCCTCGGTCATGGAGTATATCTTTTCCTTTGTAAGGTCGATATTTATGGGATAGCGCTCAAAAAGCACAGTGGCAACAACGTTCAAAAGTACCAGCACTGCCAGGAATACGCAGGTCAGTGCAGTAGCCATTGTGCCGTGCTTGATTTTTTTAGCCACACTGCCCTCAAGCTCATTATCCTTGTTTTTCTTTTTGGTATTCTTTTCTTCGTCCACGAGCTTTTTCAGCTTCTCCGAATTGGTTGAGGTGACTTTTTCTTCCTTGTTTTCCATCACAGACACCTCCTAGCTCCAGCGGCGCTTTTCAAGCACTCTCACTGTCAGGAACAGGAAAGCCGCCACAGCGCTTATAAAGAATATCACATTGGAGAAATTGAATATTCCGTAAGTGAACTCCATGTACCTCTCGCCGAAAGAAGTTTTCTCCAGCGCAGTCCTCAGACCATTTATCACCTTGGTGTACCAGTGACCTTCGTCCAGTGCGGGCAGAAGTCCTGCAATGGTGGAAAGGAAAGATACTGCGATAAGTGCTATAAAGCTGATGACCGCAGCAACTACCTGATTCTCGGTGAATGAAGAACAGAATATTCCGATGGAGATGAACGCACCGCCAAGCAGCAGCAGAGCAACTATATTGCCCACGATAACGTTCCAGTCAGGTTCGCCGTATATTGATACTACCACAGCCATAACAGCAGTTATGGAAACAGCAGCTGCATATACCAGAAAAGCTGCAAGGAACTTGCCGAAAACTATACCACCCAGACTTACAGGGGCAGTCAGCAGACACTGGTCTGTTCTTGTCCTCTTTTCGTCCGATATGGTACGCATGGTAAGTATCGGTATCAGTACGTTCAGTATGGTCAGCAGTGAAGAAAACATACTGTCCAGTCTGGCATATCCGCTGTTAAGACTTAAAGTTGAAAACATAAGTCCCGCATAAGCGAAAAATGCCGCAATAAATATATATCCGATAGGGGAGGTGAAATAGCTGCGCACCTCACGCCTGAAAATAGCGCCCATCAGTTCTCAGCCTCCTCATCATTGTTCTCTTCGAGAGCGGGGATAGTCTCGCCCATAGTAAGTTTCAGGAAGATATCTTCCAGATTCATCTCTGCGCTCTTGAGTTCAAGTATGGTGAAGCCGTTGTCCGCCATTTTTCTGAAAAGCTCGTAGCGTATTTCCTTGCCCTCAGCCGCTTCAATGCGGTAATCGCAGATGTCGTTCTTGTGTTCTGCATCGCAGTATACTTTGTCAACGCCGTCGATACTCTGTATCAGGCGCATAACTGTGTCCTTTTTGCCGTCTATCCTGCATATGAACTTGTTGTCGCCTGTCAGCTTGTGTGAAAGGTTCTCTTCAGTATCATTTGCAACAACTCTGCCCTCGTTGATAACTACTATCCTGTCACAGACAGCCTGTACCTCCGAGAGTATATGCGATGAAAGTATCACGGTGTGATTTTTTCCCAGCTTGCGTATAAGCGTCCTTATCTCGATTATCTGCTTGGGGTCAAGACCAACAGTAGGCTCGTCCAGTATCAGCACCTTGGGATTTCCCACCAGTGCCTGTGCCAGCCCGACTCTCTGCTTGTAACCCTTTGACAGGTTCTTTATCAGCCTGTTGTATACATGGTCTATCTTTACAAGACTGCATATATCCTGCAAATGGGATATCTTGGGCAGCTTGCACTTTTTAAGATCGTATATGAAGTACAGATACTCCTTGACCGTCATATCAAGGTAAAGTGGCGGTATTTCGGGCAGATATCCGATGTTCTTCTTAGCCTTTACAGGGTCTTCGAGTATGTCAACACCGTCTATCAGCGCCTTGCCTGCGGTGCATGAGATGTATCCCGTGAGAATGTTCATCGTTGTGGATTTTCCCGCACCGTTAGGTCCCAGAAAGCCCAGTACCTCACCGTCCTCAGCCTTGAAGCTGATATTGTTCACGGCTTTTTTGTCGCCGTAATGCTTTGATAAATTAACTACCTCTATCAATTTACTTTCCTCCCACTAAGGAAAATTTGTGCATTATTAAAGTATAACCCCATACTGTGTAAGTCCTGTGAAAGCTTACGGAAAACCCTCGGACTTTTACCCCCTATAGTATCTGTCCTTTGTCAGAATTTGTATATCCGTCAATCCGGATCTATATACGTATCTGTATCTATACCTAACTCTTCGGCAACATTACTGAGCCTGAAATTTTCTGCGTCAAAGTCCTTGCCCTGCACCTTGCATTCAGATGCCAGTGTCACCCAGCTATCATCACTGTCTTTTCCTTCCAGTTTGAAGCAGTAGGTCTGGGGATCTTTGGTAATTGCTTTATAATCGCTTATTACCTCGTTGAACTTCTCGGTAAGTTCCTCGGTCTTTGACTCATCCAAAATAGCGAAGAATACTTCAATATAGTTGTACTTATCATTAGCCCAGTCAGCCAGGTTCGTGCCAACATACTTTTCACCGCTGCCCGGCTTGATGAATTCGGCAAGCATATCAAGATCTGCACCCATCAGCCTGCAGCTGGTCGTATGTGCTGATATCGTGAATCCGTCGCCTTTAAGCGAAAGATGCTCATCGGTTTCCGCAGTCTCGGTAAAATACTTTGAAAGTATCTGATCCGCTATCTCTTCACAGACCTCTGTTCCCTGTACTCTGGCAACCAGATCAGCCACCGTCCAGTCATTATCATAATCGATATATTTCTTGTTATAATCGTCACCGCGGTTGATCAATATTCTTGTGGATCTGTCTTCTCCGTCATTGCCCGTGTACATCACTTGCCATGTGAATTCCGTGCGGTCCTCCAAATCGAATCTCTGCTCCATCGGTTTGCTTATGCTGTAATTCCCGTCAAAAGCATAGTCCAGATATTCTTTGTAATCTTTTTCCAGATCGGGTACTTTGGCTTTTCCGCAGCCTGTAAGCAGTAATGCTGCAAATACTGCGGCAGCTGCAAGTCTTTTCATTTTGTATGCTCCTTTTATCCTGTATTTATTACAATCCGTAAAACTCCCTGACTTTCAGTGTATCCTTGCCTATCTGCGTTTTCAGATCTTCGATACTGTCGAATCCTTTTTCGGGACGTATGAACTTGTCAAGAAGTATCTCTATTTCTTTTCCGTAAAGGTCGCCTGAAAAATCAAGGATGTAAGTTTCTGCCAGAGGTGCATCGTGAGCTTTCAGTGTAGGCTTAACACCGATGTTCGTCACACCGAACTTCTCTTCGTCTCCGATGATGACCCTTGTGGCGTATACCCCGAATTTCGGCATTATCTGCCCCTGTGGTATCACCTGATTTATCGTCGGGAAATTCCATTGTCTGCCTAACTGTCTGCCGTGTTCAACTACAAGTCTCAGCCCGAATATGTAACCCAGCAGTTCATTTGCCTGCTCTATCCTGCCCGAGCGTATGCACTCGCGTATCACCGTCGAGCTCACTTCTTCGCCCTTGTAGCTCAGCTTGTCGCATACCCTGACATCTATGCCGTATATCCTGCCGTAAAGCTCCAGCGTGTTGCAGTCGCCCTCCGCCCCTTTACCGAAGCGGAAATCACTGCCGCATACCACAGCTTTGCAGCCCAGAAGTCCTACCAGTATATCCTTTACAAAATCCTCGGCGGACATACCTTTCAGCTCGTCAAAAGCAGGGGAGTATATAAGGTCTACTCCCATATTCTCGAAATGCCTGCGCTTTTCCTCGTCGCTGAGTATCATTTCTATCCTGCCGTCGTGACCCTTTGAAGTCACTGTGTCAGTCCTGAAAGTAAATACCGCTGACCTTACGCCCAGCTCTTCCGCCAGTGACAGCGCATTGTTTATGACCAGCCTGTGCCCCCTGTGTACGCCGTCAAACAGCCCCAGCGCACAGACAGTTCCTTTTTCGGGCGAAAAGCCCCTGTCGATATCTTTCAAATCAAATCATTCCTCGATCATACGAAAAAATTCTTGACGCTCC from Ruminococcus albus AD2013 includes:
- the dusB gene encoding tRNA dihydrouridine synthase DusB yields the protein MEYVSIGGVNVEKTAALAPMASVADKSYRLLCREFGAAYLVSEMISSKGLCYNDRKTGELCEIEDEERPYALQLFGEDPYFMGKAAYLLGEHKPDIIDINMGCPVPKIVGNGSGSALMKDIPRAVEIAKETVKNAGCPVTVKFRAGWDDTSKNAVEFAKALEQTGIAAMAVHGRTRQQFYSGEADWEIIRQVKQAVSIPVFGNGDVRDGESCKRMYEETGCDLVMLARGSYGKPWVFREIRHFLETGEKLPEPDIKERMEIMLRHCSYLCKYKGEVRGMKEARKNVAWYVKGLPNSAKLRAECGELSAYEQAEEMAARIIRAESDL
- a CDS encoding DUF4340 domain-containing protein, which translates into the protein MNGKVQGIIICGVIAASLAGMLVFLNATDKDKNKKEESSAAETVSSAAEMEHYFVLEKGEEEIASIKAENENGGFTLDKPSSGKSSWTVEEIISVNQNRAIKENMISECGYLEASKIAEEDAQELSKYGLEEPRASFEVGYTDGTSKKVLIGDVAPEAKYTYIKTEDGSTVYMILSSRISDMLKGAKEFANLSLIEKPVNNEDWPEYGKEVITRSDWDYQVVFENDPNEDSNMLSSQVISEPIFSYLNITGSGAVTHGMWGLTAASCEAVAPTDEQLAEYGISEPRCVVSLKGKGYDYTLKVGGESYSEAAEGETPVLQGYYCTLDGVSGSNAVYVIAAENLPWVTFKIEDVTSNLITSNYLVDLANMSVTIDGKETLFEITTNGGSNDKDENGKAADVTSVKTDGKELDIGLFKDLYQFIMSCPTNEICFDDPEGSPAVIIKQVRKDGGEDVVELYKDTSRRYIVKLNGKTSFRIQSTWVDSLDTNIGNLKNGKNIDNNY
- a CDS encoding GldG family protein, giving the protein MENKEEKVTSTNSEKLKKLVDEEKNTKKKNKDNELEGSVAKKIKHGTMATALTCVFLAVLVLLNVVATVLFERYPINIDLTKEKIYSMTEESEEYVKKVDRDVLVTIFADEDTFINYSSYNKQAIELLKNYCKMNHHISYRFMDIDSNPDVIKSYSDTISNFDIIFETSSEVDGETIKRTRKLGMIDLLSFNDDFVSQLSQSGYSIDMLREQAGSDLQLLAYYGTYVESSNAEQAFTSALMTVTDPDPVYVTFLNGRNEVSDIMSKTSPFSYFKTLLVANGYNVNEIDITKDEIPSETDIAVIPAPTVDYLPEEIQKVSDYLNNGNELGKQLIYVASYSQKKTPNLDEFLEEYGLSVGEGVVCETYGDNYINYPYCTLSTDLSSDFNQDVLNKDLVISSMYTRPVNTLYDQQGMITTQQYVKTTDNAYTAKLKYNEQYQLVPSDTLTTGQQCLFAIGSKAKFAEDGSGDTAYSNVLCFGSEYLLQSNILSAQQYGNSEYFFSIIAGITHKSDGVFIKPKTIKGTAFDIDQSKKTALMWTFCVIIPVAVLGAGLFVWLRRKNK
- a CDS encoding ABC transporter permease subunit gives rise to the protein MGAIFRREVRSYFTSPIGYIFIAAFFAYAGLMFSTLSLNSGYARLDSMFSSLLTILNVLIPILTMRTISDEKRTRTDQCLLTAPVSLGGIVFGKFLAAFLVYAAAVSITAVMAVVVSIYGEPDWNVIVGNIVALLLLGGAFISIGIFCSSFTENQVVAAVISFIALIAVSFLSTIAGLLPALDEGHWYTKVINGLRTALEKTSFGERYMEFTYGIFNFSNVIFFISAVAAFLFLTVRVLEKRRWS
- a CDS encoding ABC transporter ATP-binding protein — its product is MIEVVNLSKHYGDKKAVNNISFKAEDGEVLGFLGPNGAGKSTTMNILTGYISCTAGKALIDGVDILEDPVKAKKNIGYLPEIPPLYLDMTVKEYLYFIYDLKKCKLPKISHLQDICSLVKIDHVYNRLIKNLSKGYKQRVGLAQALVGNPKVLILDEPTVGLDPKQIIEIRTLIRKLGKNHTVILSSHILSEVQAVCDRIVVINEGRVVANDTEENLSHKLTGDNKFICRIDGKKDTVMRLIQSIDGVDKVYCDAEHKNDICDYRIEAAEGKEIRYELFRKMADNGFTILELKSAEMNLEDIFLKLTMGETIPALEENNDEEAEN
- the ribF gene encoding riboflavin biosynthesis protein RibF, which produces MKDIDRGFSPEKGTVCALGLFDGVHRGHRLVINNALSLAEELGVRSAVFTFRTDTVTSKGHDGRIEMILSDEEKRRHFENMGVDLIYSPAFDELKGMSAEDFVKDILVGLLGCKAVVCGSDFRFGKGAEGDCNTLELYGRIYGIDVRVCDKLSYKGEEVSSTVIRECIRSGRIEQANELLGYIFGLRLVVEHGRQLGRQWNFPTINQVIPQGQIMPKFGVYATRVIIGDEEKFGVTNIGVKPTLKAHDAPLAETYILDFSGDLYGKEIEILLDKFIRPEKGFDSIEDLKTQIGKDTLKVREFYGL